Genomic DNA from Streptomyces sp. PCS3-D2:
AGAGCGACGGCCCGGCCTGCCTGACTGCTTCCTCGGGTGCGTACTCGCGTGTGTGAGGCCATGCTGCGCGTGTTGCCGCCCGGGCGCGTCGCAAACCCGAACGGGTCCGCCGGGTGGCGGGCCCCCGGAGGCGGGGTGAGGCTGCGGGGGACGTCTGAGTCCCCGGAGGAAACCGTGTCCGTACCCACGACCGTCCGATTCCGTCGCGCCCTCACGGCGGTGGTCCTGTCGACCGCGCTGCTCGCCGGTGCCACCGCCTGCGGCAGCGGTGGCGGTTCCCAGCGGGAGGAGCTGTCCGCCGCTTCGATGGGTGAGCTGGCCGCGCTCGCCGCAGCGGAGCCGGCGGCGGCGGAGGCCGACGAGCGGGCGGCGGTGACGCCCTCGCCGAGCACGTCCGCCGAGAAGCAGAAGTTCGCCAAGACGCGGTTCGTCGCCAATGCGTCGCTCGCGGCGGGTGCCACGTACCAGTGGATCGTCAAGCCGTACCGTGAGGGCAAGTTCAAGAAGGGCGCGAAGGGTCGGACGTTCGCGCTGATCAAGGCGGGTCTGGCGGGCGCGTTCGCGTACAACCGGCTGAAGGCGGCGGCCGACAACGCCCAGGGCGACCCGCTGCTGTCGAAGGCGATGGCCCCGCTGACGGCGGGCATCGAGTCGTTGAAGGACCTCGGCAGCAAGCTGCGCAAGGGGCAGGCGGGCGACGCCGACATCTCGTCCTTCGACGACGTGATCAAGAGCGTGAAGGAAGCCGGTAGGAGCGCGGGTGCCGAGGTGACCGACAAGGTTCCGAGCACGTCCGAGCTCGGTGGCTGAAGCCGGCCCGCTGGGCCGTGGCCGTGGCCGTGGCGGTGGCCGCGGTCCCGGCATCCCTGCGGCCGGGGCGGCCCCGTGGCCGGGGCGGGCGTCACAGCCCCCCGGCCGCGGGGCTGTTTCAATGGGCGGGTGATCGAGTACGTGGTGCTTGCCGGCGGGGTCGTCGGGGTCGGATGGCTGGTGCGGCGCAAGCACAGGGCGCGGCTGGCCGCCGGGCCCGTGCCCGGGATCCCGGGGATGGCGCGGCAGCCGGCGGGTACGGGTCGCTGGCGGCCGGGGCGGGTGTACGCCGACGGGGGCGCGGCCCGCTGGGTTCCCGACCGTGGGGAGGTCGTGGCGCTGCCCGGGGGGCGGGCGACCGGCCTGCGGGCGCCGTCGATGAAGGAGGGGATCTCCATCCATCCCGGCTCGCGGATCGTGACCTGCTGCTACGACGGCGGCGGGAGCATCGAGATCGCCGTGATGCCGCTGGACGTGCGGGAGCTGCTGGAGGCCCTGCCGCAGGCGGGGTAGCCGAGGATCGGCCGTCTCCGGGCTCCAACCTCCTGATTCCGTCCTCCGGTCCGGGGCTGACGGGCTGACGGGGTTCCGGGGCACCGCGGCTCCGGGCGGGTGCCTCAGCCGTTGAGCTCCGCCAGGACGCGCAGGGTGTGCGGGTCCGGGGCCGTGACCAGGAGGTCCGTGACCGGGCCGGCGCGCCACAGGTCCAGCCGTTCCGCGATCCGCTCGCGCGGTCCGATCAGGGAGATCTCGTCGGCGAACGCGTCCGGGACGGCGAGGACCGCCTCCTGCCTGCGGCCCGCGAGGAAGAGCTGCTGGATGCGGTGGGCCTCCTCCGCATAGCCCATGCGGGCCATCAGGTCCGCGTGGAAGTTGCGGGAGGCGTGGCCCATGCCGCCGATGTAGAAGCCGAGCATCGCCTTGACCGGCAGCAGGCCCTCGGAGACGTCGTCGCAGACGTGCGCCCGGGCCATCGGCGCGATCATGAAGTCTTCGGGGAGGTCGGTCAGGGCGGCCCGGTAGACGTCCGTGCGGGTCGGTGACCAGTACAGGGGCAGCCAGCCGTCCGCGATCCGCGTGGTCTGGGCGATGTTCTTGGGGCCTTCGGCGCCCAGGAGGAGCGGCAGGCCGGCGCGCAGCGGGTGGGTGATGGGCTTGAGGGGCTTGCCGACCCCGGTTCCGTCCTCGCCGCGGTACGGGTGGCGGTGGAAGCGGCCGTCGAGGGCGACGGGACCCTCGCGGCGCAGGACCTGGCGGATGACGTCGACGTACTCGCGGGTGGCGGTCAGCGGGCTGGCGGGGAACGGGCGGCCGTACCAGCCCTCGACGACCTGCGGGCCGGACAGGCCCAGGCCCAGCATCATCCGCCCGCCGGAGAGGTGGTCCAGGGTGAGGGCGTGCATGGCGGTGGCGGTGGGGGTGCGGGCGGCCATCTGCGCGATGGCGGTGCCCAGGCGGATCCGGGTGGTGTGCGCGGCGATCCAGGTCAGGGGGGTGAAGGCGTCGGAGCCCCAGGCTTCGGCGGTCCACACCGAGTCGTAGCCGAGGCGCTCGGCCTCGGTGGCGAGGCGCAGGTGGGCCGGGTCGGGGCCGCGACCCCAGTAGCCCAGTGCGAGTCCGAGGCGCATGGCGGGTCCCTCCGGCCGTAACTGACGTTGCGTCAGGCGACTGTAGGGCAACGGCCCCCGGCCCGGAAGGGCGGCGTCCACGCACCGGGCCGCACCGGGGCGCACCGGGCCGGGCCGGCGCGGCTGCTCCGTGCAGGCAGGGCCGAGAACGCGCTTCGCCCCACCGGAGACCGGTGGGGCGAAGCGGTGGGACTGCGGACGCGGGCGCGGATCAGCCGCGCTGGATGCCCGAGGTGTCGTTCAGGATGCCGCGACGGCCGTCCTGCGTCTGCGCGACCAGGGCGGCCGCGCCGCGCTGCTCGACGGCCAGGTACCAGGTGCCCGGGGCGAGTTCGGCGATCTGTGCGGACGAGCCGTCCTCGGCGAAGAGGGGGCGGGCCACCGGCACCGCGAACCAGAACGGGCTGAAGTCCGTCGCCGGGGCGGGCGCTGCGGCCGCGTGGTGGCCGGCGCCCGAGTCCTGCGGGCCGGGTGCCGGAGTCGGCGTGCCCCCGTACGGCGGGACCGGCTGCGGGGTGGAACCGTAGGGCTGCTGCCCGCCCGGGTAGCCGTAGCCGGCACCCGGCTGCGGCTGGCCGCCGTAGGGCTGCGGGGCGGCGGGCCGCGACTCCGGCACCAGCGCACCGGCGAGCGCCGGGAGCTTCGCGCCGAAGAGGGCCACACCGGCCAGAGCCAGGGTGGCGAGGAAGGCGATGACGGCGCCCGCGCCCAGGTCGAGCGTGCTCGGGCAGGTGATCAGCGCCCACAGCGCGGACCAGGCGGACGAGACGGCGAGGACCGTGCCCCACGCCGACATCGGCAGGCCGAGCACCTTGCGGCTCTCCGGCAGGAAGCGGCCCGCGACGAGCAGACCGGCGGCGATGAACCCGAGCAGGAAGACGCTGGGCAGTACCAGGCGGTAGGAGTCGGTGTCCCATGCGCTCGGTAGGTCGCCACCCGTGGTGGAGTAGAAATCGAGGAACGAGGCGATGAACAGCAGCGCCGCTGCTCCGATCACCACGCCGTCGCCTCGAGTGAGGGAGCGGATGTTCACGTCTTAGGTGTCCTTCTCGGTCTCGGTCGTCTCGTGGTGCCGCGGTCGCAGCGCAGTTCGTGCCTGCAGCAGACGGGCGGCACCATGGTACGGATGTATCCCGCAACCGAGAGGATCGGGGCGGCGGGCGCCCCGGCGGGACGCCCGAGAGGGACTACCCGCCCAGGAAGCCGACGATGCCGTCCGCGATGCCCTGAGCCGCCTTCTGCCGCCACTGCGGACTCGTCAGCTGTGCCGCGTCCTTGGCGTCACGCATGTTGCCGCATTCGATGAACACCTTGGGCCGAGTTGACAGGTTCAGCCCGCCCAGATCGTCGCGGACCACCAAGCCGGTACCCCCGCCCAGGTAGTTGGCGGGTGCCGAACCGGTGGTGCGGGCGAAATTCCCGGCGATCCGTTCGCCGAGATCCCGTGAGGGACCGACGATCTTCGTGGTGTCGGCGGCGCCGCTCTTGACCTTGGCCGGGAGGATCACGTGGAAGCCGCGGTTGCCGGCCGAGACGCCGTCGGCGTGGACGGACACGACCGCGTCGGCGTTCGCCTCGTTGCCGATCCGGGCGCGCTCCGTGATGCACGGGCCCCAGGCGCGGTCGCCCGTCTCGTGGGTGAGGACCACCTTCGCCCCCTGGGCCTCCAGGGCGGTCCGCAGGCGCTTCGACACGTCCATGGTGAACTCCGCTTCCATGTAACCGGAGTTGGTGGTCGTGCCGGTGGTGTCGCACTCCTTGCGGTGGGTGCCGACGTCGACCTGCTGGTCGATCTCGCCGGTGTGCCTGAAGTTCCCGGTGT
This window encodes:
- a CDS encoding N-acetylmuramoyl-L-alanine amidase, whose translation is MRYDDSPPPPESGSSANPDRHWFTRRSTLVVGIAALAPACLAGWVLTQALSGAGPDASRSGAAPQPASHSSLSPGQRDAKPGSTPSGSPDAPAAAPVPAPAKGPLTGKTVVVDPGHNTGNFRHTGEIDQQVDVGTHRKECDTTGTTTNSGYMEAEFTMDVSKRLRTALEAQGAKVVLTHETGDRAWGPCITERARIGNEANADAVVSVHADGVSAGNRGFHVILPAKVKSGAADTTKIVGPSRDLGERIAGNFARTTGSAPANYLGGGTGLVVRDDLGGLNLSTRPKVFIECGNMRDAKDAAQLTSPQWRQKAAQGIADGIVGFLGG
- a CDS encoding LLM class F420-dependent oxidoreductase yields the protein MRLGLALGYWGRGPDPAHLRLATEAERLGYDSVWTAEAWGSDAFTPLTWIAAHTTRIRLGTAIAQMAARTPTATAMHALTLDHLSGGRMMLGLGLSGPQVVEGWYGRPFPASPLTATREYVDVIRQVLRREGPVALDGRFHRHPYRGEDGTGVGKPLKPITHPLRAGLPLLLGAEGPKNIAQTTRIADGWLPLYWSPTRTDVYRAALTDLPEDFMIAPMARAHVCDDVSEGLLPVKAMLGFYIGGMGHASRNFHADLMARMGYAEEAHRIQQLFLAGRRQEAVLAVPDAFADEISLIGPRERIAERLDLWRAGPVTDLLVTAPDPHTLRVLAELNG
- a CDS encoding membrane protein encodes the protein MNIRSLTRGDGVVIGAAALLFIASFLDFYSTTGGDLPSAWDTDSYRLVLPSVFLLGFIAAGLLVAGRFLPESRKVLGLPMSAWGTVLAVSSAWSALWALITCPSTLDLGAGAVIAFLATLALAGVALFGAKLPALAGALVPESRPAAPQPYGGQPQPGAGYGYPGGQQPYGSTPQPVPPYGGTPTPAPGPQDSGAGHHAAAAPAPATDFSPFWFAVPVARPLFAEDGSSAQIAELAPGTWYLAVEQRGAAALVAQTQDGRRGILNDTSGIQRG